In Longibacter salinarum, a single window of DNA contains:
- a CDS encoding DUF192 domain-containing protein has translation MSRLPFLLGIALILWIPVAGCGTDSGKDADSSSADATNIPFDKEGTLAVMTEGTADTVVTIDIEIAESDSAQTRGMMQRESFPDETSGMLFPFADEQPRYFHMSNTPIALDIIFIDADSTIVSISKYTRPYSDELIESGVPAQYVLETPAGFSDTYGLVAGDRVRWTRTDDA, from the coding sequence ATGTCTCGACTACCCTTCCTCCTCGGAATCGCCCTCATCCTCTGGATACCCGTTGCAGGGTGCGGCACAGATTCGGGAAAGGATGCCGACTCCTCGTCGGCTGACGCGACTAATATTCCTTTCGACAAGGAGGGGACTTTGGCCGTGATGACGGAAGGCACGGCGGACACGGTCGTGACGATAGACATTGAGATCGCCGAGTCGGACTCCGCACAGACGCGGGGGATGATGCAGCGCGAATCCTTCCCCGATGAGACTAGCGGCATGCTGTTTCCATTCGCAGACGAACAGCCGCGGTACTTTCATATGTCGAACACGCCCATCGCTCTCGACATCATCTTCATCGACGCGGACTCGACCATCGTCAGCATCTCGAAGTACACGCGCCCGTACTCCGACGAGCTCATCGAATCGGGCGTACCGGCGCAGTACGTCCTCGAAACCCCGGCCGGCTTTTCCGACACGTACGGACTCGTCGCAGGGGACCGCGTGCGATGGACCCGGACGGATGA
- a CDS encoding DUF192 domain-containing protein, with the protein MMSSITNVDSNALLTRFATCMTPRTRYLLPLLLLTGSLFFVSCSDDTSDSTSPSASEPSFRKDGTLTFVQSDGTPVRTIDVEIAETDAARARGLMHRRSLGYDRGMLFIMEETSRTGFWMKNTPLPLDIMFLDPDSSIINIVENTTPFSTKNIKPEAPKRYVVEVRAGFSNRFNIEPGMTVQWTRTSDPSPAS; encoded by the coding sequence ATGATGTCGTCTATTACGAACGTCGACTCTAACGCACTCCTCACTCGCTTCGCAACCTGCATGACCCCGCGGACCCGTTACCTTCTTCCCCTCCTCCTTCTGACCGGTTCTCTCTTTTTCGTGAGTTGCTCTGATGACACCTCGGACTCAACGTCCCCCTCGGCCTCTGAACCCTCGTTCCGCAAAGACGGAACGCTGACCTTCGTTCAAAGCGATGGAACGCCGGTTCGCACCATCGATGTCGAGATCGCCGAGACGGATGCTGCACGTGCCCGCGGATTGATGCATCGCCGCTCCCTTGGGTATGATCGGGGCATGCTCTTCATCATGGAAGAGACGAGTCGCACGGGCTTCTGGATGAAGAACACACCGCTTCCCCTCGACATCATGTTTCTCGATCCCGATTCGAGCATCATAAATATCGTCGAGAACACCACACCCTTTTCGACGAAAAACATCAAGCCTGAGGCTCCCAAACGATACGTTGTCGAGGTTCGCGCAGGCTTTTCCAACCGGTTCAACATCGAACCCGGCATGACCGTGCAATGGACGCGAACCTCGGATCCATCGCCCGCGTCTTGA
- a CDS encoding GNAT family N-acetyltransferase translates to MTASSIQIRPTQGDEWAAVRLLFRQYLSELDFDLDFQDVERELQDLPGPYAAPQGVALLAVDAPGGSQYVNDTVTERAVGVVALKPLDPEPNGDRVCEMKRLYVRPEFRGQGLGSQLAEAILREARERGYNIMRLDTVASMTAARSVYQDLGFVEREAYYHNPLDDVVYYERRL, encoded by the coding sequence ATGACGGCTTCATCCATCCAGATTCGACCCACTCAAGGTGACGAATGGGCCGCCGTGCGCCTTCTCTTCCGCCAATACCTGTCCGAACTCGACTTTGATCTCGACTTTCAGGATGTGGAGCGAGAACTTCAGGACTTACCCGGTCCGTACGCGGCTCCACAAGGGGTCGCGCTTCTCGCGGTAGACGCGCCTGGTGGATCACAGTACGTGAATGACACCGTGACCGAACGGGCGGTCGGAGTGGTTGCACTCAAGCCTCTCGACCCGGAACCGAACGGAGATCGGGTCTGCGAGATGAAACGCCTCTACGTTCGCCCAGAATTCCGCGGACAGGGCCTTGGCTCTCAGCTCGCCGAGGCGATCCTGCGTGAGGCGCGTGAGCGAGGGTACAATATCATGCGCCTCGATACCGTCGCCTCCATGACGGCAGCGCGATCGGTGTACCAGGATCTTGGTTTCGTAGAACGGGAGGCCTATTACCACAACCCGCTCGATGATGTCGTCTATTACGAACGTCGACTCTAA
- a CDS encoding coproporphyrinogen-III oxidase family protein, with protein sequence MAGLYFHIPFRTARRSYDDSYYEVVPDEQRLNARLTQFVDALSTELKLYAQDYAEDEPVRTIHAGGGRPSLLRLRHIRSLLNTVLNVFDASTFEESTAEINPEDATRPYLSGLRNVGFDRLSMGVLSFYPDDLQHLGAPHSPADAVRSIRTAFNVGFETLAIDMAFGWPEQSIERWTDNLQQAIDMGIPSVTLLEWQPDRASDPNKESEAAENENRVRRARMLKVANELLEEAGYTPYELTHFARPGHESAHLRNIYAHGSYIGVGPSAESFWWPGRDEERSATRWTNIRDVDRYVSLLGNRYPPIAYRQTADWISLAREYIFLRLRTHEGLDLSDLRDRYGYDLLSARSALIEKLVKNDLINEPDTGCIRLTRSGRLLADGITERLMPS encoded by the coding sequence TTGGCTGGACTGTATTTCCACATCCCCTTCCGTACCGCGCGGCGCTCCTATGACGATTCCTATTACGAAGTCGTCCCAGACGAACAACGGCTCAATGCCCGTCTGACGCAATTCGTCGACGCCCTTTCCACCGAGTTGAAGCTGTACGCGCAGGATTATGCCGAGGACGAACCCGTACGAACGATCCACGCGGGAGGCGGGCGTCCTTCCTTGCTGCGCCTCCGTCACATTCGGTCCCTCCTCAATACGGTCCTCAATGTCTTCGACGCGTCGACGTTCGAGGAGTCAACGGCCGAGATCAACCCGGAAGATGCCACGCGCCCGTACCTCAGCGGACTTCGGAATGTCGGATTCGACCGGCTCAGCATGGGCGTCCTCTCCTTTTACCCGGACGACCTACAACACCTCGGAGCTCCACACTCCCCCGCGGATGCCGTGCGAAGCATTCGAACGGCCTTCAACGTCGGATTCGAGACGTTAGCGATCGATATGGCGTTCGGCTGGCCCGAGCAGTCGATTGAGCGGTGGACGGACAACCTGCAGCAGGCCATCGACATGGGAATTCCGTCCGTGACGCTGCTGGAGTGGCAACCGGATCGCGCATCCGATCCGAACAAAGAGTCAGAGGCGGCCGAAAATGAGAATCGCGTCCGACGAGCACGGATGTTGAAAGTGGCGAACGAACTGCTGGAAGAGGCCGGCTATACACCGTACGAACTGACACATTTCGCACGGCCCGGTCATGAGTCCGCCCATTTGCGCAACATCTACGCGCATGGAAGCTACATTGGCGTTGGGCCATCGGCCGAATCGTTCTGGTGGCCTGGCCGTGACGAAGAACGGAGCGCAACCCGCTGGACGAACATCCGGGATGTCGATCGCTACGTATCGCTACTGGGCAACCGATACCCGCCGATCGCGTATCGCCAAACGGCGGACTGGATCTCTCTTGCCAGGGAATATATCTTCCTTCGGCTGCGGACCCACGAGGGTCTGGATCTGTCGGATCTTCGCGACCGATACGGGTACGATCTGTTGAGCGCCCGCAGTGCTCTGATCGAGAAACTCGTCAAGAACGATCTGATCAACGAGCCAGATACGGGGTGTATTCGTCTCACACGATCCGGCCGTCTTCTAGCCGACGGGATCACCGAACGCCTCATGCCCTCCTGA
- a CDS encoding DNA double-strand break repair nuclease NurA: MLDLRQLRDQLGRVPETQAGTRDLREKQRRRALRALQEVADEWQRVQARVQQTQPGHLVAALRSSPTMTAASSARPTPMTVVSTDGSQIYPDRHIEPTYFLLNIGRVAFQYGTTESPVLDAVPDLRFPSDLNDHFDEVLSTMTTEVVSALRDEQELAELLRLARETHVPGRPIVALADGTLIRWMLRGMQNRAVEEELIERYTGMLREFREEQFPIASYISMPGNTELVNLLRFHLDELEEEAPHPATVDEVNPGEVDEEEPPLAGLLDRHVFASVLARGERSAVFGSMSRIQRQYPEGNEICYFYLHVPVNDHESEIARVEIPAWVADDRPLVDLVHAVVMSECRKGEGYPLVLSEAHERAVIRAPERDAFQRLLGRTLRRAGLSSPHSQKRRSKQRPRV; this comes from the coding sequence ATGCTCGACTTACGCCAGCTTCGCGACCAGCTCGGGCGGGTACCCGAAACGCAGGCAGGAACGCGCGACCTAAGGGAGAAGCAGCGACGGCGAGCCCTCCGCGCGTTGCAGGAGGTAGCAGATGAATGGCAGCGTGTGCAGGCGCGTGTGCAGCAGACTCAGCCTGGTCATCTTGTGGCAGCCTTGCGGTCGAGCCCCACAATGACCGCCGCTTCTTCCGCGCGGCCGACGCCCATGACCGTCGTCTCGACCGATGGGTCGCAGATCTATCCTGATCGCCACATCGAGCCGACCTACTTTCTCCTCAACATCGGACGTGTCGCGTTTCAGTACGGAACCACCGAAAGTCCCGTCCTTGATGCCGTTCCGGATTTGCGCTTTCCGAGCGATCTGAACGACCACTTCGATGAAGTCCTTTCCACGATGACGACGGAAGTCGTTTCAGCGCTCCGAGACGAGCAGGAACTGGCCGAATTGCTGAGGCTTGCTCGCGAAACGCACGTGCCAGGTCGCCCGATTGTCGCTCTGGCTGACGGGACGCTGATCCGCTGGATGTTGCGCGGGATGCAGAATCGAGCCGTGGAAGAGGAGTTGATTGAGCGCTACACCGGTATGCTGCGCGAATTCAGGGAAGAGCAATTCCCGATCGCGTCGTACATTTCGATGCCGGGAAATACGGAACTGGTGAACCTGCTCCGATTCCACCTCGATGAACTGGAGGAGGAAGCCCCCCATCCGGCTACGGTGGACGAGGTGAATCCCGGTGAGGTGGATGAAGAGGAGCCGCCCCTTGCTGGCTTGCTCGATCGCCACGTGTTCGCGTCCGTTCTCGCACGGGGCGAACGTTCGGCTGTCTTTGGTTCGATGTCCCGGATCCAGCGCCAGTATCCGGAGGGCAACGAGATCTGCTACTTTTACCTCCACGTGCCCGTGAATGACCACGAGAGTGAAATCGCCCGTGTCGAAATCCCGGCGTGGGTGGCCGATGATCGGCCCCTCGTGGACCTCGTGCACGCCGTTGTGATGAGCGAGTGCCGGAAGGGAGAGGGCTACCCGCTTGTTTTGTCGGAGGCGCACGAGCGGGCGGTCATCCGAGCCCCGGAGCGGGATGCGTTTCAGCGACTTCTCGGGCGCACACTTCGACGCGCTGGACTATCCTCACCCCATTCGCAGAAACGCCGGAGTAAGCAACGTCCACGGGTCTGA
- a CDS encoding HAS-barrel domain-containing protein, with protein sequence MKVAEVIESSTRSFVAEVYNDNDAPAFGTWVRADGRDGRDIFGLISHVEVGSYDGNRQAVALGVSEEDRQREWPMVQELLRTTVHAQILAHRDRDGRVRQTLPAQPPGIHAFTYRCEEDIVRELGAPYDFLRTLITQPADNVPVDDLLVAVLRHIYTAHGGETGGRPELVRAGRTLSRLLDDDHERLQSVLRRIL encoded by the coding sequence ATGAAAGTCGCAGAAGTCATCGAATCCAGCACCCGGTCCTTCGTTGCCGAGGTCTACAATGACAACGACGCCCCAGCGTTTGGCACGTGGGTTCGTGCCGATGGCCGTGACGGCAGAGATATTTTCGGGCTGATCAGCCACGTTGAGGTGGGCAGCTACGATGGCAACCGGCAGGCGGTGGCGCTCGGGGTGTCCGAGGAGGATCGCCAGCGCGAGTGGCCCATGGTACAGGAACTGCTACGGACGACGGTGCATGCCCAGATTCTCGCCCACCGGGACAGAGATGGCCGGGTTCGACAGACGCTTCCCGCGCAGCCGCCGGGGATTCATGCGTTCACCTATCGCTGCGAGGAAGACATCGTTCGTGAGCTCGGCGCGCCGTATGATTTCCTACGCACGCTGATCACGCAGCCCGCCGATAACGTTCCAGTTGACGACCTCCTCGTCGCTGTGCTTCGTCACATTTACACCGCCCATGGAGGCGAAACCGGGGGCCGGCCGGAGCTCGTACGGGCCGGGCGAACGCTAAGCCGTCTGCTCGATGACGACCACGAACGACTGCAGTCGGTACTGCGACGCATACTCTAG
- a CDS encoding acyl-CoA dehydrogenase family protein, with translation MPESSSSSAALAGSAATNGTSPPQTWDPADFEALDYYAIDELLTDEARQIRDEVRDFMTAEVAPIIEEHAENETFPDQLIPEFARLGLLGPKVPTEYGGGGHDSIVYGLMMQEVERIDSGLRSFCSVTGSLVMYPIWKYGSEEQKQKWLPKLAAGEAIGCFGLTEPYVGSNPSDMRTTATKDGDSYIIDGHKRWSTNASIADVAVIWAKTEDGATRGFLIETDREGVSTPPIDDTLSLRAAVTSEVVLDEVRVPASNILPDVSGLKGPLSCLNQARYGICWGAIGAAMACYDVARQHVTTREQFGRKIGGFQLVQERMVEMVQEITKAQLLNWRLGSLMSAGNVRPQQVSLAKRNNCSTALDVARSARQLLGGNGVTKMYPVMRHMANLESVVTYEGTHEIHTLIVGRDVTGENAFT, from the coding sequence ATGCCAGAATCGTCCTCCTCGTCCGCTGCACTCGCTGGTTCCGCCGCTACAAACGGAACGAGCCCTCCGCAAACATGGGATCCCGCCGACTTCGAGGCCCTCGATTACTACGCGATTGACGAACTGTTAACGGACGAAGCGCGCCAGATTCGAGATGAGGTTCGCGACTTTATGACGGCAGAAGTCGCGCCGATCATCGAAGAGCATGCGGAGAACGAAACGTTCCCGGATCAGCTGATTCCCGAGTTTGCGCGCTTGGGGCTGCTTGGGCCGAAGGTTCCAACCGAGTACGGTGGAGGCGGCCATGATAGCATCGTCTACGGCCTGATGATGCAGGAAGTGGAGCGAATCGACTCCGGGCTGCGATCGTTCTGCTCGGTCACGGGGTCGCTCGTCATGTATCCGATCTGGAAATACGGTAGCGAAGAACAGAAGCAGAAGTGGCTGCCGAAACTCGCGGCGGGGGAAGCGATCGGATGCTTTGGCTTGACGGAGCCGTACGTCGGCTCGAACCCGTCGGATATGCGCACGACGGCGACGAAGGATGGCGACAGCTACATTATCGACGGACACAAGCGCTGGTCGACCAACGCTTCGATCGCGGACGTGGCGGTGATCTGGGCCAAGACCGAGGACGGTGCCACCCGAGGCTTTTTAATTGAGACGGATCGTGAGGGTGTGTCGACCCCGCCAATCGACGATACGCTCTCGCTGCGCGCCGCCGTAACGAGTGAGGTGGTGCTCGATGAGGTCCGCGTACCCGCTAGCAACATTCTGCCGGACGTGTCGGGCTTGAAGGGACCGCTTTCGTGCCTGAACCAGGCGCGTTACGGAATCTGCTGGGGGGCGATCGGAGCCGCGATGGCATGCTACGATGTGGCGCGTCAGCACGTGACGACCCGTGAGCAGTTCGGTCGAAAGATCGGCGGTTTCCAACTCGTGCAGGAGCGGATGGTCGAGATGGTGCAAGAGATTACGAAGGCGCAGCTGCTCAACTGGCGTCTCGGCTCGCTCATGTCGGCCGGCAACGTGCGCCCGCAGCAGGTCTCGCTCGCCAAGCGCAACAATTGCAGCACGGCGCTTGATGTGGCTCGGTCGGCACGGCAGCTTCTCGGAGGAAATGGCGTCACGAAGATGTACCCGGTGATGCGACACATGGCAAACCTGGAGTCGGTCGTGACCTACGAGGGCACACACGAGATCCACACGCTGATTGTGGGACGCGACGTCACGGGAGAAAACGCGTTTACGTGA